From a single Nostoc sp. MS1 genomic region:
- the cruG gene encoding 2'-O-glycosyltransferase CruG: MDNALTAASALALLLLLIQVPATAILLSRLFKGPRRLPPIQPQQPTPELLGKVSVVVPTLNEALRISPLLAGLSRQSYEVREVIVVDSKSQDGTPDLVKAAQQKDPRFRLINDDPLPANWVGRPWALHNGFLYSSEDSQWFLGMDADTQPHPGLVASLVKTAEAQGYDLVSLSPQFILQYPGECLLQPALLMTLLFRFDPAGVTTDQPERVMANGQCFLCRRSVLAAVGGYSSASSSFCDDVTLARHIAAQGFKVGFVDGAKVLKVRMYEGALETWKEWGRSLDLKDASSRAQIWGDLWLLSAVQGLPLLIVLGYLGLGSLPILLPLKLLFGLNVFLLVIRFAMLLAIAPSYDRKTAKGGWLFWLSPLADPLAVLRIFLSAFRTPKEWRGRKYSKE, encoded by the coding sequence GTGGACAACGCTTTGACAGCAGCAAGTGCTTTGGCGCTTCTGTTATTACTCATCCAAGTGCCAGCAACAGCAATTCTGCTGTCTCGTCTATTTAAGGGGCCAAGAAGATTACCGCCAATTCAGCCCCAACAACCAACACCAGAACTTTTAGGTAAGGTGAGCGTTGTCGTTCCTACACTCAATGAAGCCCTGCGTATCAGCCCTTTGTTAGCTGGGTTGAGCCGCCAAAGTTACGAAGTTCGGGAAGTAATTGTGGTAGACAGCAAATCCCAAGATGGGACTCCCGACTTAGTAAAAGCGGCGCAACAGAAAGACCCCCGTTTTCGCCTTATTAATGATGACCCTTTACCCGCCAATTGGGTTGGTAGACCTTGGGCATTGCATAACGGCTTTTTATATAGTTCCGAAGATAGTCAATGGTTTTTAGGGATGGATGCGGATACTCAGCCCCATCCTGGCTTAGTAGCTAGTTTGGTGAAGACAGCCGAGGCGCAGGGATATGACCTAGTTTCCCTTTCCCCCCAGTTCATCCTCCAGTATCCGGGTGAATGCTTACTGCAACCCGCCTTGCTGATGACTCTGCTTTTTCGATTTGACCCCGCAGGCGTGACCACAGACCAGCCAGAAAGGGTCATGGCAAATGGACAATGCTTTTTATGCCGTCGCTCTGTATTAGCGGCTGTGGGTGGCTACAGTAGCGCTAGTAGTTCCTTTTGTGATGATGTTACCCTAGCCCGTCATATTGCTGCCCAAGGGTTTAAGGTGGGTTTTGTAGACGGGGCTAAGGTTTTGAAAGTAAGAATGTATGAGGGGGCGTTAGAGACTTGGAAAGAATGGGGGCGCAGCCTTGACTTAAAAGATGCTTCTTCCCGCGCTCAAATTTGGGGGGATTTATGGTTACTATCAGCCGTGCAAGGTTTACCTCTATTAATCGTACTTGGTTACTTGGGTCTTGGTTCTCTGCCGATACTGTTACCCCTCAAGCTTTTATTCGGGTTAAATGTATTCTTACTGGTAATTCGCTTTGCGATGCTATTGGCGATCGCACCTTCCTATGATCGTAAAACAGCTAAAGGTGGCTGGCTGTTTTGGCTGTCACCCCTAGCCGATCCTCTAGCCGTACTGCGAATCTTCTTATCTGCATTCCGCACCCCCAAGGAATGGCGAGGGAGAAAATATAGTAAAGAGTAG
- the cruF gene encoding gamma-carotene 1'-hydroxylase CruF — protein sequence MKQLVIAERVCLIGHIVSMVFGLVGILLVVPNAEVLFHLSEFGQKAMQWSMAGGGVVYMILGAAAVFLYALRTLGLGRTLGFMLPAVLISLTSELLGTSTGFPFGHYSYLSGLGYKIAGLVPFTIPLSWFYVGCSSYLLGRAGLEVDKKPSLLRHLGAISLGSLLLTSWDFVLDPAMSQTSLPFWYWQQPGAFFGMPYQNFAGWLGTGAVFMTVAAILWRNQPIKFERSQLNVPLAVYLGNFGFATVMSLAAGFSIPVVLGILTGVAPALFLWWKGSSASGQISVEPTAQEVSIASIKVVN from the coding sequence ATGAAACAACTTGTTATCGCAGAGCGCGTATGCCTGATTGGCCATATCGTCTCGATGGTGTTTGGATTAGTAGGGATACTTTTAGTTGTACCTAATGCCGAAGTGCTTTTCCATCTCTCTGAGTTTGGCCAGAAAGCCATGCAGTGGAGTATGGCTGGTGGTGGTGTAGTTTACATGATTTTGGGTGCAGCAGCCGTATTTTTATATGCTCTGCGGACGTTGGGTTTGGGCCGTACTTTAGGTTTTATGCTACCTGCGGTATTGATATCCTTAACCAGTGAACTGCTAGGAACCAGCACAGGGTTTCCTTTTGGTCACTACAGTTATTTGAGTGGCTTAGGTTATAAAATTGCCGGGTTAGTACCATTTACAATTCCCTTATCTTGGTTTTATGTAGGATGTTCCTCCTACCTTTTGGGACGCGCTGGTTTAGAAGTAGATAAAAAACCCAGCTTGTTACGTCATTTGGGGGCGATTAGTTTAGGATCGTTACTGCTCACCTCTTGGGATTTTGTACTTGATCCTGCCATGAGCCAAACTTCCCTACCCTTCTGGTATTGGCAACAACCAGGAGCCTTTTTTGGGATGCCTTATCAAAACTTTGCAGGTTGGTTGGGTACAGGTGCAGTATTCATGACAGTGGCGGCTATTTTGTGGAGAAACCAGCCGATCAAATTTGAGCGATCGCAGCTTAATGTACCTTTAGCAGTTTACTTAGGCAACTTTGGTTTTGCTACCGTTATGAGCTTGGCAGCAGGGTTCTCTATTCCTGTAGTGTTGGGCATATTGACAGGTGTAGCCCCAGCTTTATTCCTGTGGTGGAAAGGCTCATCTGCATCAGGTCAAATTAGCGTGGAACCAACTGCACAGGAAGTCTCCATTGCCAGCATTAAAGTTGTTAATTAG
- the rplU gene encoding 50S ribosomal protein L21, with protein MAYAIIETGGKQVRVEPGRFYDIELLSAQPDEQVTIDSVLLVQNGGEVTIGQPLVAGATVQGTVLRHLRGRKVLVYKMKPKKKTRKKRGHRQEITRLLIDSITLNGTVFTAEVAATAETPAATPETETAVAE; from the coding sequence ATGGCATACGCGATTATTGAGACTGGCGGCAAGCAAGTGCGAGTTGAGCCTGGTCGTTTTTACGATATTGAACTCCTCTCTGCCCAACCAGATGAACAAGTTACAATAGATTCTGTATTACTAGTGCAGAATGGTGGTGAAGTCACCATTGGACAGCCTCTAGTAGCTGGGGCAACAGTACAAGGAACAGTTCTGCGGCATCTAAGAGGTCGTAAAGTCCTGGTTTATAAGATGAAGCCTAAGAAGAAAACCCGCAAAAAACGGGGTCATCGCCAGGAAATTACCAGACTTTTAATTGATTCCATTACCCTGAACGGTACAGTGTTCACAGCAGAAGTTGCTGCAACTGCTGAGACTCCTGCTGCTACCCCAGAGACAGAAACGGCGGTTGCTGAATAA
- a CDS encoding YsnF/AvaK domain-containing protein: protein MSDYLAAQTPIDQQLSDNSIEPNHDQIVEIDKNFRLLEERLVVDTIRQKVGEVIVRKVIETEMVQVPVRREKLIVEQVGSEYRQLAEIDLGRGEIPGIELAQNGNHKLASLNSGLTVSSSFDSAKIASLLLNAIALERNQGCLQVQVTISVVDEEHRQKYQEWFDRCSQGQLPKDETSNQHFI, encoded by the coding sequence ATGTCTGACTATTTAGCCGCACAAACACCAATTGATCAGCAGTTATCTGATAATTCAATTGAGCCGAATCATGACCAAATAGTTGAGATAGATAAGAATTTTCGTTTATTGGAAGAAAGGCTAGTAGTTGACACTATTAGGCAGAAAGTTGGTGAAGTAATTGTCCGTAAGGTTATTGAAACTGAGATGGTACAAGTTCCAGTGCGACGAGAAAAGCTGATTGTGGAACAAGTAGGCTCAGAATACAGACAACTTGCAGAGATTGATTTAGGCCGAGGGGAAATTCCTGGGATTGAATTAGCTCAAAATGGTAATCATAAATTGGCTAGTTTAAATAGTGGTTTAACTGTGAGTAGTAGCTTTGACTCTGCTAAGATTGCTAGTTTATTATTAAATGCGATCGCTTTAGAACGCAACCAAGGTTGTCTACAAGTACAAGTTACCATTTCAGTGGTAGATGAAGAACACCGCCAAAAATACCAAGAATGGTTTGACCGTTGTTCCCAAGGTCAATTACCCAAGGATGAAACTTCTAATCAACACTTCATATAA
- a CDS encoding DUF2382 domain-containing protein has product MVLYKLADFDPNYQDSFQGNDIKGLGVYTERSDEKIGTVSDVLVDDEGHFRYLIVDLGFWIFGKKVLLPVGRSRIDYGAGRVYAIGMTRDQAENLPEFNDRLAVDYDYEERVRGVYRNSGDTNTTLGRSSTLDNSAPLEAATPLETSASLDNSYQTGTPAVRPNIPAVPATPTYTPDTYKYDNEPSLFGLNDQDHQTLRLYEERLIANKRRQKTGEVAVGKHIETETARVAVPVERERVVIERVTPDDAGTAVAPGTAAFREGEVARVELHEETADIRKEAFVREEVRVQKVVEHETVEAQEQIRREELDVNASGLPIEER; this is encoded by the coding sequence ATGGTACTTTACAAATTAGCCGATTTTGACCCCAATTATCAAGACTCATTTCAAGGTAACGACATTAAGGGTCTTGGTGTTTATACAGAAAGAAGCGATGAGAAAATTGGTACTGTCAGCGATGTTTTAGTGGATGATGAAGGTCATTTCCGCTATTTGATTGTTGACTTAGGTTTTTGGATTTTTGGTAAAAAAGTTTTATTACCAGTTGGTCGTTCTCGCATCGATTATGGTGCAGGCCGTGTTTATGCAATTGGTATGACTAGAGACCAAGCTGAAAATTTACCTGAATTTAATGACCGTTTAGCTGTTGATTACGATTACGAAGAACGGGTACGTGGAGTATATCGTAACTCTGGTGACACTAATACAACTTTAGGCAGATCCTCAACCTTAGATAATTCCGCACCTCTGGAAGCAGCAACGCCTCTAGAAACTTCCGCATCATTAGATAATAGCTATCAAACAGGTACACCAGCAGTTAGACCAAATATACCTGCTGTACCTGCAACTCCTACTTACACCCCTGACACCTACAAATACGACAACGAACCTTCTTTGTTCGGACTCAATGACCAAGATCATCAAACTTTGAGACTGTATGAAGAACGCTTAATTGCTAACAAACGTCGTCAGAAAACTGGTGAAGTAGCAGTTGGTAAGCACATTGAAACAGAAACTGCGCGAGTTGCAGTACCTGTGGAAAGAGAACGTGTTGTAATTGAACGAGTGACACCAGACGATGCTGGTACTGCTGTTGCTCCTGGTACAGCCGCTTTCCGTGAAGGTGAAGTTGCTCGTGTAGAACTTCATGAAGAAACTGCTGACATTCGCAAAGAAGCCTTTGTACGTGAGGAAGTCAGAGTGCAAAAAGTTGTTGAGCATGAAACTGTAGAAGCTCAAGAACAAATTCGTCGTGAAGAGTTAGACGTAAACGCTTCTGGTCTTCCCATCGAAGAACGCTAA
- a CDS encoding DNA polymerase beta superfamily protein: protein MKRIVVEQRTILVGLAGSHGYGLNRPDSDLDYRGVFIAPKRYYLGFDNVEQKDSGWDEPGLFPFLDGNKDTVIYELRKILQLLAGANPNVLELLWLNEYPFLTEIGQHLIQHRKLFLSKKVKHTYSGYAFAQIKKMETHRKWLLNPPEKKPLPSDYGIEDEVPLTKDELNAFLEYLYILIRGRIEFLEEAEQLYKLLTADIDFKGVLKQYALPDKSIEYTQNLTHSRKDFIRLLQKSQSYQIALREWKSYLTWQENRNPARAEMERKSGFDLKHGMHCIRLLRSGLEILKTGEITVDRRVAGDVDDLKAILRGDYSYQEVMQMADDLVAQMDAIYDQSTLPHRPDLEQINDLCIELVEMEGWGNS, encoded by the coding sequence ATGAAAAGAATTGTTGTTGAACAAAGAACTATTCTGGTTGGTTTAGCTGGTAGTCACGGTTACGGGTTAAATCGTCCTGATTCTGATTTAGATTATCGCGGTGTATTTATTGCGCCTAAAAGATATTATTTAGGCTTTGACAATGTAGAACAAAAAGATAGTGGTTGGGATGAACCGGGTTTATTTCCTTTTCTTGATGGGAATAAGGACACGGTTATTTATGAATTAAGGAAAATACTCCAGTTGTTAGCGGGAGCTAATCCCAATGTTTTAGAGTTGCTATGGTTAAATGAATATCCTTTTTTAACGGAGATAGGACAGCATTTAATTCAGCATCGAAAATTATTTTTAAGTAAGAAAGTTAAACATACTTATTCAGGTTATGCTTTTGCTCAAATCAAAAAGATGGAAACTCATCGTAAGTGGTTGTTAAATCCACCTGAGAAGAAACCACTCCCATCTGATTATGGTATAGAAGATGAAGTACCTTTAACTAAGGATGAGTTAAATGCTTTTTTGGAGTATCTCTATATTTTAATTAGAGGTCGGATTGAGTTTTTGGAAGAAGCGGAGCAATTATATAAGTTATTAACGGCTGATATTGATTTTAAGGGTGTTTTGAAACAATATGCTTTACCTGATAAAAGTATAGAATATACCCAAAATTTAACTCATAGCCGTAAGGATTTTATTCGATTACTACAGAAAAGCCAGAGTTATCAAATAGCTTTAAGAGAATGGAAGTCTTATTTAACATGGCAAGAAAATCGTAACCCAGCTAGGGCAGAGATGGAAAGAAAGTCTGGTTTTGATTTAAAACATGGGATGCACTGCATTCGTTTGTTACGCAGTGGTTTGGAAATATTAAAAACGGGTGAAATAACTGTAGATAGGAGAGTTGCGGGTGATGTTGATGATTTAAAAGCTATTCTTAGGGGTGACTATTCTTATCAAGAAGTGATGCAGATGGCTGATGATTTAGTTGCTCAAATGGATGCTATTTATGATCAGTCAACTTTACCTCATAGACCTGATTTAGAGCAAATTAATGATTTGTGTATAGAGTTAGTGGAAATGGAGGGGTGGGGTAATAGTTAA
- the hrcA gene encoding heat-inducible transcriptional repressor HrcA, with protein sequence MQVQLTNRQQHILWATVRHYIATAEPVGSKALVEEFGLGVSSATIRNVMGVLEKSGLLYQPHTSAGRVPSDSGYRIYVDQLITPSEVLAKEVELALQQRLQWEDWSLEILLQGAAQILASLSGCISLITMPQTNTATVRHLQLMQIEAGRIMLILVTDNYETHSKLLDLPPGRSEKPDAEVIDRELQIVSNFLNSHLRGRSVLEISTLDWSQLDREFQRYGEFLKTSVAELANRTAPPAATQIMVRGVAEVLRQPEFSQLQQVQTIIQLLEEEQEQLWRLIFEEPELEDSNKSKVTVRIGAENPLEPIRTCSLISSTYRRGAVPLGSVGVLGPTRLDYENAIAVVAAAADYLSEAFS encoded by the coding sequence ATGCAAGTTCAGTTGACTAATCGACAACAGCATATACTTTGGGCAACGGTACGTCATTATATAGCTACGGCAGAGCCAGTGGGTTCAAAAGCTTTGGTCGAGGAGTTCGGCCTGGGTGTTAGCTCTGCGACAATTCGCAATGTGATGGGCGTACTGGAAAAATCTGGGTTATTGTACCAACCACACACATCAGCCGGACGAGTACCATCTGACTCAGGTTATCGCATTTATGTTGACCAGCTAATTACACCATCGGAAGTGTTAGCCAAAGAGGTAGAGTTAGCCCTACAACAGCGTCTCCAGTGGGAAGATTGGAGCTTAGAGATTCTGTTGCAAGGAGCCGCGCAGATTTTGGCTAGCTTGAGTGGGTGTATTAGCTTGATTACCATGCCACAAACCAACACAGCCACAGTCCGACATCTGCAATTAATGCAGATAGAAGCGGGGCGCATCATGCTGATTTTGGTAACGGATAATTATGAAACTCATTCCAAGCTGTTGGATCTGCCTCCTGGTAGAAGCGAAAAACCCGATGCTGAGGTAATTGACAGGGAATTACAGATAGTTTCTAACTTCTTAAATAGCCACTTACGGGGGCGAAGTGTGCTAGAAATTAGCACCCTTGATTGGAGTCAATTAGACCGAGAATTTCAACGCTATGGCGAGTTTCTCAAAACTTCCGTAGCAGAGTTAGCTAACCGTACTGCTCCACCTGCGGCAACGCAAATTATGGTGCGGGGTGTAGCCGAAGTTTTACGCCAACCAGAATTTTCTCAGCTACAGCAAGTGCAAACCATCATCCAACTCTTGGAAGAAGAACAAGAGCAACTTTGGCGGTTAATATTTGAAGAGCCGGAGCTAGAAGATAGCAATAAATCGAAGGTAACAGTTCGCATCGGCGCAGAAAACCCCCTAGAACCAATTCGTACTTGCTCCCTCATTTCCTCTACCTATCGCCGGGGAGCAGTCCCCTTGGGTAGTGTGGGAGTTTTAGGCCCTACCCGCTTGGATTACGAAAATGCGATCGCAGTTGTAGCGGCGGCGGCTGATTACCTCTCAGAAGCGTTCAGTTAA
- a CDS encoding glutathione S-transferase family protein, producing MKTPKKGKSLPPKLIISLGKFVWTTMWQIMMSQIAPRSKSGEYIRPSSQFRNFIKTGEDSPYQPAAGRYTLYVGLGCPWAHRTLVTRTLKGLEDAIAVSIVAPSATTGGWVFNNPEEGCQTLAELYTLAQPGYTGRSTVPVLWDKQTKTIVNNESADIIVMLNSEFNEFALNPSLNLYPEELKEKIDWWNDKIYTNVNNGVYRCGFAQTQEAYNKACDELFTTLDEIDAALANSPYLCGDNVTLADVRLFTTLFRFDIVYYGLFKCNRRRIQDYENLGAYLCDLYQLKGVASTCDLDSIKQDYYGNLFPLNPGGIIPSGPDMAYLSKTSDRPTSVK from the coding sequence ATGAAAACACCCAAAAAAGGCAAATCTCTACCCCCCAAACTAATCATCAGCTTGGGCAAATTTGTCTGGACAACCATGTGGCAAATCATGATGTCCCAAATTGCCCCCCGCAGCAAATCAGGAGAGTATATTCGTCCTAGTAGCCAGTTTCGCAACTTCATCAAAACTGGGGAAGATAGCCCCTACCAACCAGCAGCCGGACGTTATACCTTATATGTTGGCTTAGGTTGTCCTTGGGCGCATCGTACCCTAGTTACCCGCACTTTGAAAGGATTAGAAGATGCGATCGCAGTATCTATTGTTGCTCCCTCTGCGACTACAGGCGGTTGGGTATTCAACAATCCAGAAGAAGGTTGTCAGACTCTAGCTGAATTATACACCCTTGCCCAACCAGGGTATACTGGACGCTCCACAGTACCCGTATTGTGGGATAAACAAACTAAGACAATTGTAAATAACGAGAGTGCAGACATCATTGTCATGCTGAACTCCGAATTTAACGAGTTTGCCTTAAATCCTTCGTTGAATCTTTATCCTGAAGAATTAAAAGAAAAAATAGATTGGTGGAACGATAAAATTTACACCAATGTAAATAACGGCGTATATCGTTGCGGTTTCGCGCAAACGCAAGAGGCATATAACAAAGCCTGCGATGAATTATTCACTACTCTAGATGAAATTGACGCAGCATTAGCTAATAGTCCCTACCTTTGTGGTGATAACGTCACCTTAGCTGATGTGCGTCTATTTACAACTTTGTTCCGTTTTGACATTGTTTACTACGGCTTATTTAAGTGTAACCGCCGCAGAATCCAAGACTATGAAAATTTAGGCGCTTATTTGTGTGACTTATATCAACTAAAGGGCGTTGCTAGTACCTGTGATTTAGACAGCATAAAACAAGATTATTATGGTAATTTGTTTCCTTTAAATCCAGGTGGGATTATACCTTCTGGGCCTGATATGGCTTATTTATCAAAAACGAGCGATCGCCCAACATCAGTAAAATAA
- the rpmA gene encoding 50S ribosomal protein L27 gives MAHKKGTGSTRNGRDSNAQRLGVKRFGGQVVRAGNILVRQRGTKFHPGNNVGIGSDDTLFALVDGLVTFERKGKSRKKVSVYPAATTEAVAS, from the coding sequence ATGGCTCACAAGAAAGGAACAGGTAGTACACGTAACGGTCGTGATTCTAATGCCCAACGTTTGGGTGTAAAACGTTTCGGTGGACAAGTAGTCCGCGCTGGCAACATTCTCGTGCGTCAACGTGGAACCAAGTTTCATCCTGGTAATAACGTTGGTATCGGTAGCGATGATACTTTGTTTGCCTTGGTTGATGGTTTAGTTACCTTTGAAAGAAAAGGCAAGTCTCGTAAAAAAGTTAGTGTTTACCCCGCAGCTACTACAGAAGCAGTAGCCAGCTAA
- the bchI gene encoding magnesium chelatase ATPase subunit I has translation MTPTAQSTASARRVVFPFTAIVGQEEMKLALLLNVIDPKIGGVMIMGDRGTGKSTTIRALADLLPEIPVVANDPFNSDPSDPELMSDEVRQKAAAGAEIPIELKKVQMVDLPLGATEDRVCGTIDIEKALSEGVKAFEPGLLAKANRGILYVDEVNLLDDHLVDVLLDSAASGWNTVEREGISIRHPARFVLVGSGNPEEGELRPQLLDRFGMHAEIHTVKEPALRVQIVEQRSEFDQNPPSFLEKYKTEQEALQQKIVNAQKLLPEVNLDYDLRVKISEVCSELDVDGLRGDIVSNRAAKALTAFEGRTEVTVDDIRRVITLCLRHRLRKDPLESIDSGYKVEKVFGRVFGVEIPEDDASQRNGAGQVKTGVR, from the coding sequence GTGACTCCAACAGCTCAATCCACGGCAAGTGCGCGTCGCGTGGTATTCCCATTTACGGCAATTGTGGGCCAGGAAGAAATGAAACTGGCGCTGCTGTTGAACGTGATTGATCCCAAGATCGGTGGTGTAATGATTATGGGCGATCGCGGCACAGGTAAATCCACAACAATCCGGGCATTGGCTGACCTATTGCCAGAAATCCCTGTGGTTGCCAATGACCCCTTCAACAGTGACCCCAGCGACCCCGAATTGATGAGCGATGAAGTCCGCCAAAAGGCCGCCGCCGGGGCAGAAATTCCCATCGAACTGAAAAAAGTCCAAATGGTGGACTTGCCCTTGGGCGCTACAGAAGACCGGGTATGCGGCACAATCGACATCGAAAAAGCTTTATCTGAAGGTGTCAAAGCCTTTGAACCAGGACTGCTGGCTAAAGCCAACCGGGGTATTCTCTACGTCGATGAAGTAAACCTCCTAGATGACCACCTCGTAGACGTACTCCTCGACTCAGCCGCCAGTGGTTGGAACACTGTAGAACGGGAAGGTATTTCTATCCGTCACCCAGCCCGTTTTGTTCTTGTCGGTTCGGGAAACCCAGAAGAAGGTGAGTTGCGTCCTCAATTACTTGACCGTTTCGGAATGCACGCCGAAATTCACACAGTTAAAGAACCAGCTTTGCGGGTGCAAATTGTGGAACAGAGGTCAGAATTTGACCAAAACCCCCCCTCATTTTTGGAAAAGTATAAAACCGAACAAGAAGCACTACAGCAAAAAATCGTCAATGCCCAAAAGTTATTGCCAGAAGTAAATCTGGACTATGACTTGCGGGTAAAAATTTCTGAAGTTTGTTCAGAGTTAGATGTAGACGGTTTACGTGGTGATATTGTCAGCAACCGCGCCGCCAAAGCCCTCACAGCATTTGAAGGACGCACCGAAGTTACAGTTGATGATATCCGTCGGGTAATTACCCTATGTCTGCGTCATCGTCTGCGTAAAGACCCCCTAGAATCAATCGATTCCGGTTACAAAGTAGAAAAAGTCTTCGGTCGCGTTTTTGGTGTAGAAATACCCGAAGATGATGCTTCACAAAGAAACGGTGCAGGTCAAGTTAAGACGGGTGTCCGGTAA
- a CDS encoding DUF2281 domain-containing protein, which translates to MTAQVVDTKSELIAKLQTLPPEKLQQVLDFVEFLAQKYTQTQETEQTPKKRVLGLNQGEIWMSDDFNDPLPDEFWLGEGEV; encoded by the coding sequence ATGACTGCCCAAGTTGTAGATACTAAGTCAGAATTAATCGCCAAGTTACAAACTCTACCACCAGAGAAGTTGCAACAGGTGCTAGATTTTGTGGAATTTTTAGCACAGAAATATACCCAAACCCAAGAAACTGAACAAACACCAAAAAAACGGGTGCTAGGCTTAAACCAAGGGGAAATTTGGATGAGTGATGATTTTAATGATCCTTTACCGGATGAGTTTTGGTTGGGTGAAGGTGAAGTATGA
- a CDS encoding DUF2382 domain-containing protein produces the protein MPLYKLEEFDPNYRETFGGDDVKSLELYTQSGVRVGGISDVLVDNDGRFRYLVIDTNLEDSVNKKILLPIGLSHIDYPAKRVYVDGLSKEQVSHLPEYHNNIAVDADYEERVRGVFRQQTSNLAYDRQTYDYQQEPALYNLNDQYHETFKLYEERLIANKQRVKTGEVAVGKHIETETARVEVPIQRERVVIERSSPTSTDAVVDSNQLQFQQGEVARIELYEETPEIRKEAFVREEVRVRKIIEKDTVEAQEVIRREELDIDTEGNLLVNETNLEKHGNV, from the coding sequence ATGCCTCTTTATAAACTTGAAGAATTTGACCCTAACTATCGGGAAACTTTTGGCGGTGATGATGTTAAATCTTTAGAACTCTATACCCAAAGTGGTGTCAGAGTTGGTGGAATTTCTGATGTATTAGTTGATAATGATGGTCGTTTTCGTTATTTAGTAATTGATACCAATTTAGAAGATTCTGTTAACAAAAAAATCTTACTACCAATTGGTTTATCTCATATTGATTATCCAGCAAAGCGTGTTTACGTTGATGGACTGAGTAAAGAACAAGTATCACACTTACCTGAATATCACAACAACATAGCAGTTGATGCTGATTACGAAGAGAGAGTACGCGGTGTATTTCGTCAGCAAACTAGCAATTTAGCTTATGATCGTCAAACCTATGACTATCAGCAAGAGCCTGCTTTATATAATTTGAATGATCAATATCATGAAACATTCAAGCTGTACGAAGAAAGATTAATTGCAAATAAGCAACGTGTGAAAACTGGAGAAGTAGCAGTTGGTAAACACATTGAAACAGAAACTGCGCGGGTGGAAGTACCCATTCAAAGGGAACGTGTAGTCATTGAAAGAAGCTCACCTACATCAACCGATGCAGTAGTAGATTCAAATCAATTGCAGTTTCAACAAGGTGAAGTAGCGCGGATAGAACTGTACGAAGAAACTCCCGAAATCCGTAAGGAAGCTTTTGTACGTGAAGAAGTCCGGGTAAGAAAGATTATCGAGAAAGATACAGTTGAAGCACAAGAAGTAATTCGCAGAGAAGAATTGGATATCGATACTGAAGGCAATTTACTTGTGAATGAAACTAATCTCGAAAAACATGGAAATGTTTGA
- a CDS encoding DUF2834 domain-containing protein, which produces MVRKIAFGVLWLGFTFYAFVLAPPNQPDTFELIKDLSTGQWQGINPLVITLFNLMGIWPMIYSAVLFIDGRGQKLPAWLFASASFGVGAFALLPYLTLRNANPQFPGTKNAFIKLLDSRITGIILLVGTAILVAYGLLQGDWSNFIQQWQSDRFIHVMSLDFCLLCLLFPALLGDDMARRGWQTELFWLFALIPLFGPLIYLCLRPPLPEETIKVVSKQQLNV; this is translated from the coding sequence ATGGTCAGAAAAATTGCCTTTGGGGTGCTGTGGTTAGGGTTTACATTTTATGCTTTTGTCCTTGCTCCTCCCAACCAACCAGATACATTCGAGCTAATCAAAGACTTGTCCACCGGACAATGGCAAGGCATTAACCCTCTAGTCATCACCTTATTTAACCTCATGGGCATCTGGCCGATGATTTACAGCGCCGTCTTATTTATTGATGGGAGAGGGCAGAAACTACCAGCTTGGCTATTTGCTAGCGCTTCATTTGGTGTAGGTGCATTTGCGCTGTTACCTTATTTAACTTTACGCAACGCCAATCCTCAATTCCCTGGCACGAAGAACGCCTTTATTAAACTACTAGATTCCCGTATTACTGGTATCATTCTCCTCGTAGGCACAGCAATTTTAGTCGCCTACGGTTTACTACAAGGAGATTGGAGCAATTTTATACAACAGTGGCAAAGCGATCGCTTCATCCATGTCATGAGCCTAGACTTTTGCCTACTTTGTCTATTATTCCCAGCCTTGTTAGGCGATGATATGGCGCGGCGCGGTTGGCAAACAGAATTATTTTGGCTATTCGCTCTAATTCCCCTATTTGGCCCCTTAATTTACTTGTGCTTACGTCCACCATTACCAGAGGAAACAATAAAAGTAGTATCTAAACAACAACTAAACGTATAG